Proteins encoded in a region of the Streptomyces sp. NBC_01298 genome:
- a CDS encoding cobalamin biosynthesis protein, with the protein MRADRVFAYGVTAGLIGDRILGDPRRGHPVAAFGRAAAAVERALWRDDRARGVLHTLLCAGGAAAVGALGARAVRSRPAAARIALTAAATWAVVGGTSLGREARAIGGALAAGDAEVARERLPHLCGRDPQALDEQQMARAVVESVAENTSDAVVGALVWGAVAGVPGLLAFRAVNTLDAMVGHKSPRHLRYGWASARLDDVAGWPGARLTALAAVLAGPDRRGAVRAWRADAAKHPSPNAGPVESSFAGALGVRLGGTLAYAGRVEHRAVLNGAAGRPVEVPDIERAVRLSRQVTWVALGACVAARTLVSRTLVSRALVSRTTKKGRRA; encoded by the coding sequence ATGCGTGCCGATCGCGTCTTCGCGTACGGCGTCACGGCGGGCCTGATCGGCGACCGGATCCTCGGGGATCCGCGCCGAGGGCACCCCGTGGCCGCCTTCGGACGAGCCGCCGCCGCCGTCGAACGTGCCCTGTGGCGCGACGACCGCGCGCGGGGCGTCCTGCACACCCTGCTGTGCGCCGGAGGCGCCGCCGCCGTCGGCGCGCTGGGCGCCCGCGCCGTGCGCTCCCGGCCCGCGGCCGCCCGCATCGCCCTCACCGCCGCCGCCACCTGGGCCGTCGTGGGCGGCACCTCGCTGGGCCGGGAGGCCCGCGCCATCGGCGGCGCCCTCGCCGCCGGGGACGCCGAGGTGGCCCGCGAACGGCTGCCCCACCTGTGCGGGCGCGACCCGCAGGCGCTGGACGAGCAGCAGATGGCCCGCGCGGTCGTCGAATCGGTCGCCGAGAACACCTCCGACGCCGTGGTCGGCGCCCTCGTGTGGGGCGCCGTCGCGGGCGTCCCCGGGCTGCTGGCCTTCCGCGCCGTGAACACCCTGGACGCGATGGTCGGCCACAAGTCCCCCCGCCACCTGCGCTACGGCTGGGCCTCGGCCCGGCTCGACGACGTCGCCGGCTGGCCGGGCGCCCGGCTGACGGCCCTGGCAGCCGTACTGGCCGGCCCCGACCGGCGGGGGGCCGTACGGGCCTGGCGCGCGGACGCCGCCAAGCATCCGAGCCCCAACGCGGGGCCCGTGGAGTCCTCCTTCGCCGGGGCGCTCGGCGTACGGCTGGGCGGGACCCTGGCGTACGCGGGCCGGGTCGAACACCGGGCCGTGCTCAACGGAGCGGCCGGACGGCCCGTGGAGGTCCCCGACATCGAACGGGCGGTGCGGCTGTCGCGCCAGGTGACCTGGGTGGCGCTGGGGGCCTGTGTGGCCGCCCGGACGCTGGTCTCCCGGACGCTGGTCTCCCGGGCTCTGGTCTCCCGTACTACGAAGAAGGGGCGGCGCGCATGA